TCATTCAGGGAATCATCCATCCGGTCAATCGGGTCGTGGCATTCTGTCACAGGAGGCTCTTCCAGATTATTGGAAGGGAGGTAAGTCAGGAGCTTTCTGATCAACAGCAGTCCTTCCTCCTCGTTTTCAACCTTAAAATGGGAAACCCCAGATTTTGAGGAATGAACATCGGCTCCCCCCAGATCTTCTATGGATATTTTTTCCCCTGTAACGGTTTTAACCACTTTCGGACCCGTTACAAACATGTAACTGGTATCTTGAGTCATCATAATGAAATCGGTAAGTGCCGGAGAATAGACAGCACCACCGGCACAAGGGCCAAAAACCGCAGATATCTGGGGGATCAGTCCGGAAGCAAGTATGTTCCGTTCAAAAATCTCAGCATAGCCGGCAAGACTGGTCACTCCCTCCTGTATCCTGGCCCCTCCGCTGTCGTTGATGCCAATCACAGGGGCTCCCATCTTCATTGCCTTA
The sequence above is a segment of the Bacteroidales bacterium genome. Coding sequences within it:
- a CDS encoding methylmalonyl-CoA carboxyltransferase; translation: MSKEDKIKKLIDFRAEAKLGGGERRIRKQHEKGKLTARERIDILLDEGSFEEFDMFVTHRCTHFGMDKKKVLGDGVVTGTGTIDGRVVYVFSHDFTVFGGSLSESFAQKIVKVMDKAMKMGAPVIGINDSGGARIQEGVTSLAGYAEIFERNILASGLIPQISAVFGPCAGGAVYSPALTDFIMMTQDTSYMFVTGPKVVKTVTGEKISIEDLGGADVHSSKSGVSHFKVENEEEGLLLIRKLLTYLPSNNLEEPPVTECHDPIDRMDDSLN